One window of Xylocopa sonorina isolate GNS202 chromosome 9, iyXylSono1_principal, whole genome shotgun sequence genomic DNA carries:
- the LOC143427534 gene encoding ATP-binding cassette sub-family C member 4 isoform X3: MCFFLNFIWITPIQIIIITLILWHKVGVSSLVGIGALLLITLPTDTIIIMLIHKMRKIVAIMTDKRVQLMNELINGIQVIKMYAWEQPFDKIVAAIRAKEIKRIRRSTYIRGVYLAFVVFTTRVVLFLTLSSYVLLGNTPKAELTFMLSSYFEVLQLTSTLLFPQALMLTGESLVTIKRLEELLLLQEQPCKTIASDEMRQNGLLKFKKKKQQKENIESIGMRESNKNSMLNDTEERPPVSINLKRVSANWISDQLPPTLCNISMKVQGGQLCLLVGPVGSGKSSLLQLLLNELPLGAGNLNLYYNMSGDIGQIKTVNNSNFRISYASQEAWLFSGTVRENILFGQPYDKDRYMAVTKACALIKDFQQFPYGDMTNVGESGTALSGGQKARVNLARAVYRQADIYLFDDPLSAVDARVARHLFHKCIKVYLRGKTRILATHQLQFVKQVDNIAVLDRGFVKMQGSYEELSKLHEDFLDTINRIKTSAEVNKQNENVEVVENSFLDSTSSRKSRTSTVSNASSVNSYNYEDQELAPENNEAAGAGRSAHKVYKEYYRYGGSYFILTALIATFALSQAATSGNDYWVSYWTNVEIIRRSLKNGTHPFKPQYYSYLLNGTYLSNVFKLDKYGLISTDNALYVYALCIIFCVTTVFARNIFFMKVCLDASKNLHNTMFSNILQAVMTFFQQNNSGRILNRFSKDVGAMDEILPRVTMESIQVFLIVVGIILMVVIINNWMLIPLVILLTLFLFGRIWFLKTTQTVKRLEGATKSPIFAHINATLNGLATIRSSGSDVLQLLQKQFDNLQDVHSGAWYMTIVVPVAFGLYVDILVLVFITCVCFSFIFMNTGDILGGNVGLAISQSLIMIGSLQYGVKQSGEMVAHMTSVERILQYTNLPKESSWTSKNPPPADWPQNGQVALKNVSMRYDVNEHPVLKNLNVTIEAGWKVGVVGRTGAGKSSLISAIFRLFAEGLEGEIKIDNRDTSTLGLHELRSQISIIPQQPFLFSQTLRYNLDPFNTYDDNLLWDSLRQVELNDLTLDQKVTYSGSNLSNGERQLICLARAILRNNRILILDEATANIDPHTDNLIQKTIRTTFANCTVITIAHRLNTIIDSDRVIVMDNGTIVEFGCPYELLRDKPQGIFSQMVNNTGASMSQSLRDQAEAACMKNTRQISLNLSRRSSTSEETNVITQSSL; the protein is encoded by the exons ATgtgcttttttttaaatttcatctGGATTACGCCTATACAA ATTATCATCATTACTTTGATATTATGGCATAAAGTAGGAGTGTCGAGTTTAGTCGGAATAGGGGCTCTTTTACTGATAACTCTTCCAACTGATACTATAATTATAATGCTGATTCACAAAATGCGAAAGATAGTAGCAATAATGACTGACAAAAGGGTACAACTTATGAATGAACTTATAAATGGTATACAG GTGATCAAAATGTATGCTTGGGAGCAACCGTTTGATAAAATCGTGGCAGCTATACGTGCTAAAGAAATCAAAAGAATAAGGCGCTCGACATACATTCGTGGAGTCTATTTAGCCTTTGTAGTATTCACAACTCGCGTAGTTCTTTTCTTAACTCTTTCATCCTACGTTTTATTAGGGAACACCCCGAAGGCGGAGCTGACATTCATGTTGTCCAGCTACTTCGAGGTTCTCCAGCTAacgagcacgttattatttccaCAAGCTCTCATGTTAACTGGAGAAAGTTTGGTGACCATCAAAAGACTAGAG GAACTTTTACTACTACAAGAACAGCCATGCAAAACAATTGCATCTGACGAAATGCGCCAAAATGGATTGTTAAAATTCAAGAAAAAGAAACAACAGAAAGAAAATATAGAATCTATTGGAATGAGGGAGTCAAACAAAAattctatgttaaatgataccGAAGAGCGCCCACCAGTTTCAATAAATCTAAAACGAGTATCTGCAAATTGGATATCCGACCAACTACCCCCTACTCTGTGCAATATCTCTATGAAGGTTCAGGGAGGACAGTTATGTCTTCTGGTGGGCCCGGTTGGCTCGGGCAAATCTTCGCTTTTGCAGCTTCTTTTAAACGAACTTCCCCTTGGAGCTGGAAATTTAAACTTATATTATAACATGTCCGGGGACATTGGACAAATTAAAACAGTTAACAATTCAAACTTCCGGATTTCCTATGCCAGTCAGGAAGCTTGGCTATTTTCTGGAACAGTTAGAGAAAATATTCTCTTTGGGCAACCTTATGATAAGGACAGATATATGGCT GTAACAAAAGCTTGTGCCCTGATAAAGGATTTTCAACAGTTCCCTTACGGTGACATGACCAACGTGGGAGAAAGTGGTACCGCTTTGTCTGGGGGACAAAAAGCTCGAGTAAATTTGGCACGTGCCGTTTACAGGCAAGCGGACATCTATTTATTTGATGATCCCTTGAGTGCAGTAGATGCACGTGTGGCTAGACATCTTTTTCATAAATGCATCAAAGTCTACCTACGTGGAAAAACTAGAATTCTGGCTACACATCAGCTACAGTTTGTTAAACAAGTTGACAATATCGCAGTATTAGACCGA GGATTCGTAAAAATGCAAGGGTCATACGAAGAATTATCCAAGTTGCATGAAGACTTTCTGGATACAATAAATCGCATCAAAACATCAGCGGAAGTTAACAAGCAAAACGAGAATGTAGAAGTCGTCGAAAATTCATTTCTTGATAGTACGTCTAGTAGGAAAAGTAGAACTTCTACAGTATCCAATGCCAGTAGTGTG AATTCCTACAACTACGAAGATCAAGAATTAGCTCcagaaaataatgaagcagCAGGAGCAGGTAGATCTGCCCATAAAGTTTATAAAGAATATTATCGATATGGTGGTTCGTATTTTATACTTACTGCTTTGATAGCTACATTTGCCTTATCTCAGGCAGCAACCAGTGGAAATGATTACTGGGTTTCTTACTGGACAAATGTGGAAATTATAAGAAGGTCCCTAAAGAATGGTACTCATCCGTTCAAACCTCAATATTACTCATACTTATTGAATGGGACATACTTGTCCAATGTGTTTAAATTGGACAAATATGGTCTAATATCTACTGATAATGCTTTGTATGTGTATGCACTTTGTATCATTTTCTGTGTTACGACTGTTTTCGCGAGGAATATTTTCTTCATGAAGGTTTGCTTGGATGCTAGTAAAAATCTTCATAATACTATGTTCTCCAATATACTGCAAGCGGTGATGACGTTTTTCCAGCAAAATAACTCTG GGAGAATTTTAAATAGATTTTCCAAAGATGTGGGTGCTATGGATGAAATTTTACCTAGGGTGACAATGGAAAGCATCCAGGTATTCCTTATTGTAGTAGGCATTATATTGATGGtggtaataataaataattggaTGCTAATTCCGCTGGTTATACTGTTGACCTTGTTCTTGTTTGGTAGAATATGGTTTCTAAAAACCACGCAAACTGTTAAACGTTTGGAGGGTGCAA CAAAGAGTCCAATTTTTGCTCACATAAATGCCACGTTAAATGGCTTAGCTACCATTAGGAGTAGTGGATCAGATGTTCTGCAATTGTTGCAAAAACAGTTTGATAATTTGCAAGATGTGCATAGTGGTGCATGGTATATGACAATAGTAGTTCCTGTTGCGTTTGGTTTGTATGTAGACATACTCGTGCTTGTTTTCATCACATGTGTCTGTTTCTCTTTCATTTTTATGAACACAG GTGACATCCTTGGGGGCAATGTAGGTTTAGCCATATCACAGTCATTGATCATGATTGGAAGTTTGCAATATGGAGTGAAACAAAGTGGTGAAATGGTGGCCCATATGACGTCTGTAGAGAGGATATTACAATATACTAATTTGCCTAAGGAAAGTTCATGGACCAGTAAGAATCCTCCACCAGCAGATTGGCCACAAAATGGACAAGTGGCTTTGAAGAATGTTAGCATGAGATATGATGTGAACGAACATCCTGTACTAAAG AACTTAAATGTGACCATAGAAGCAGGTTGGAAAGTTGGCGTTGTAGGTAGAACTGGTGCAGGAAAATCATCACTAATATCAGCTATTTTTCGCTTGTTTGCTGAGGGTCTAGAAGGAGAGATTAAAATCGATAATAGGGATACTAGTACATTAGGCTTACATGAGTTACGATCACAAATATCTATTATCCCTCAGCAACCATTTTTATTTTCTCAAACATTGCGCTATAATTTGGATCCATTTAATACTTATGACGATAACTTACTGTGGGATAGTCTTCGACAGGTTGAATTAAATGACCTTACATTGGATCAGAAAGTGACATACAGTGGAAGTAATTTAAGTAATGGAGAAAGACAGTTGATATGCTTGGCCAGAGCTATTTTAAGGAACAATCGAATACTTATTTTGGATGAAGCAACAGCAAATATTGATCCTCA CACGGATAATTTAATTCAGAAGACCATAAGAACAACATTTGCAAATTGTACTGTTATTACAATTGCTCATCGTTTAAACACTATTATCGATAGCGACAGGGTCATAGTAATGGATAATGGTACCATAGTG GAATTCGGTTGTCCTTACGAACTATTACGAGACAAGCCGCAAGGAATTTTCTCGCAAATGGTAAACAACACAGGTGCATCCATGTCGCAATCCCTTCGAGATCAAGCAGAGGCAGCTTGTATGAAAAATACCAGACAAATAAGTCTAAATCTAAGCCGAAGAAGCTCCACATCGGAGGAGACGAACGTTATAACGCAGAGCTCCCTGTAG
- the LOC143427534 gene encoding ATP-binding cassette sub-family C member 4 isoform X2, whose product METKFAYTKQNPQKRVNLISRLFLGWSKEIFLKGAKGTLELSDLYHPLKEDESKVVTERLEKCWNYEIQKWEQKQKEMHYNDEFDHKNDRPCLEKALIRAFGKEYFFIGLLTAAQYLGLNMLRLSKTALNQITSGQVVNILSNDVSRFDEMCFFLNFIWITPIQIIIITLILWHKVGVSSLVGIGALLLITLPTDTIIIMLIHKMRKIVAIMTDKRVQLMNELINGIQVIKMYAWEQPFDKIVAAIRAKEIKRIRRSTYIRGVYLAFVVFTTRVVLFLTLSSYVLLGNTPKAELTFMLSSYFEVLQLTSTLLFPQALMLTGESLVTIKRLEELLLLQEQPCKTIASDEMRQNGLLKFKKKKQQKENIESIGMRESNKNSMLNDTEERPPVSINLKRVSANWISDQLPPTLCNISMKVQGGQLCLLVGPVGSGKSSLLQLLLNELPLGAGNLNLYYNMSGDIGQIKTVNNSNFRISYASQEAWLFSGTVRENILFGQPYDKDRYMAVTKACALIKDFQQFPYGDMTNVGESGTALSGGQKARVNLARAVYRQADIYLFDDPLSAVDARVARHLFHKCIKVYLRGKTRILATHQLQFVKQVDNIAVLDRGFVKMQGSYEELSKLHEDFLDTINRIKTSAEVNKQNENVEVVENSFLDSTSSRKSRTSTVSNASSVNSYNYEDQELAPENNEAAGAGRSAHKVYKEYYRYGGSYFILTALIATFALSQAATSGNDYWVSYWTNVEIIRRSLKNGTHPFKPQYYSYLLNGTYLSNVFKLDKYGLISTDNALYVYALCIIFCVTTVFARNIFFMKVCLDASKNLHNTMFSNILQAVMTFFQQNNSGRILNRFSKDVGAMDEILPRVTMESIQVFLIVVGIILMVVIINNWMLIPLVILLTLFLFGRIWFLKTTQTVKRLEGATKSPIFAHINATLNGLATIRSSGSDVLQLLQKQFDNLQDVHSGAWYMTIVVPVAFGLYVDILVLVFITCVCFSFIFMNTGDILGGNVGLAISQSLIMIGSLQYGVKQSGEMVAHMTSVERILQYTNLPKESSWTSKNPPPADWPQNGQVALKNVSMRYDVNEHPVLKNLNVTIEAGWKVGVVGRTGAGKSSLISAIFRLFAEGLEGEIKIDNRDTSTLGLHELRSQISIIPQQPFLFSQTLRYNLDPFNTYDDNLLWDSLRQVELNDLTLDQKVTYSGSNLSNGERQLICLARAILRNNRILILDEATANIDPHTDNLIQKTIRTTFANCTVITIAHRLNTIIDSDRVIVMDNGTIVEFGCPYELLRDKPQGIFSQMVNNTGASMSQSLRDQAEAACMKNTRQISLNLSRRSSTSEETNVITQSSL is encoded by the exons ATGTTAAGACTTAGCAAAACAGCGTTGAATCAAATCACATCCGGTCAAGTAGTGAACATACTTAGCAATGATGTTAGCCGGTTTGACGAGATgtgcttttttttaaatttcatctGGATTACGCCTATACAA ATTATCATCATTACTTTGATATTATGGCATAAAGTAGGAGTGTCGAGTTTAGTCGGAATAGGGGCTCTTTTACTGATAACTCTTCCAACTGATACTATAATTATAATGCTGATTCACAAAATGCGAAAGATAGTAGCAATAATGACTGACAAAAGGGTACAACTTATGAATGAACTTATAAATGGTATACAG GTGATCAAAATGTATGCTTGGGAGCAACCGTTTGATAAAATCGTGGCAGCTATACGTGCTAAAGAAATCAAAAGAATAAGGCGCTCGACATACATTCGTGGAGTCTATTTAGCCTTTGTAGTATTCACAACTCGCGTAGTTCTTTTCTTAACTCTTTCATCCTACGTTTTATTAGGGAACACCCCGAAGGCGGAGCTGACATTCATGTTGTCCAGCTACTTCGAGGTTCTCCAGCTAacgagcacgttattatttccaCAAGCTCTCATGTTAACTGGAGAAAGTTTGGTGACCATCAAAAGACTAGAG GAACTTTTACTACTACAAGAACAGCCATGCAAAACAATTGCATCTGACGAAATGCGCCAAAATGGATTGTTAAAATTCAAGAAAAAGAAACAACAGAAAGAAAATATAGAATCTATTGGAATGAGGGAGTCAAACAAAAattctatgttaaatgataccGAAGAGCGCCCACCAGTTTCAATAAATCTAAAACGAGTATCTGCAAATTGGATATCCGACCAACTACCCCCTACTCTGTGCAATATCTCTATGAAGGTTCAGGGAGGACAGTTATGTCTTCTGGTGGGCCCGGTTGGCTCGGGCAAATCTTCGCTTTTGCAGCTTCTTTTAAACGAACTTCCCCTTGGAGCTGGAAATTTAAACTTATATTATAACATGTCCGGGGACATTGGACAAATTAAAACAGTTAACAATTCAAACTTCCGGATTTCCTATGCCAGTCAGGAAGCTTGGCTATTTTCTGGAACAGTTAGAGAAAATATTCTCTTTGGGCAACCTTATGATAAGGACAGATATATGGCT GTAACAAAAGCTTGTGCCCTGATAAAGGATTTTCAACAGTTCCCTTACGGTGACATGACCAACGTGGGAGAAAGTGGTACCGCTTTGTCTGGGGGACAAAAAGCTCGAGTAAATTTGGCACGTGCCGTTTACAGGCAAGCGGACATCTATTTATTTGATGATCCCTTGAGTGCAGTAGATGCACGTGTGGCTAGACATCTTTTTCATAAATGCATCAAAGTCTACCTACGTGGAAAAACTAGAATTCTGGCTACACATCAGCTACAGTTTGTTAAACAAGTTGACAATATCGCAGTATTAGACCGA GGATTCGTAAAAATGCAAGGGTCATACGAAGAATTATCCAAGTTGCATGAAGACTTTCTGGATACAATAAATCGCATCAAAACATCAGCGGAAGTTAACAAGCAAAACGAGAATGTAGAAGTCGTCGAAAATTCATTTCTTGATAGTACGTCTAGTAGGAAAAGTAGAACTTCTACAGTATCCAATGCCAGTAGTGTG AATTCCTACAACTACGAAGATCAAGAATTAGCTCcagaaaataatgaagcagCAGGAGCAGGTAGATCTGCCCATAAAGTTTATAAAGAATATTATCGATATGGTGGTTCGTATTTTATACTTACTGCTTTGATAGCTACATTTGCCTTATCTCAGGCAGCAACCAGTGGAAATGATTACTGGGTTTCTTACTGGACAAATGTGGAAATTATAAGAAGGTCCCTAAAGAATGGTACTCATCCGTTCAAACCTCAATATTACTCATACTTATTGAATGGGACATACTTGTCCAATGTGTTTAAATTGGACAAATATGGTCTAATATCTACTGATAATGCTTTGTATGTGTATGCACTTTGTATCATTTTCTGTGTTACGACTGTTTTCGCGAGGAATATTTTCTTCATGAAGGTTTGCTTGGATGCTAGTAAAAATCTTCATAATACTATGTTCTCCAATATACTGCAAGCGGTGATGACGTTTTTCCAGCAAAATAACTCTG GGAGAATTTTAAATAGATTTTCCAAAGATGTGGGTGCTATGGATGAAATTTTACCTAGGGTGACAATGGAAAGCATCCAGGTATTCCTTATTGTAGTAGGCATTATATTGATGGtggtaataataaataattggaTGCTAATTCCGCTGGTTATACTGTTGACCTTGTTCTTGTTTGGTAGAATATGGTTTCTAAAAACCACGCAAACTGTTAAACGTTTGGAGGGTGCAA CAAAGAGTCCAATTTTTGCTCACATAAATGCCACGTTAAATGGCTTAGCTACCATTAGGAGTAGTGGATCAGATGTTCTGCAATTGTTGCAAAAACAGTTTGATAATTTGCAAGATGTGCATAGTGGTGCATGGTATATGACAATAGTAGTTCCTGTTGCGTTTGGTTTGTATGTAGACATACTCGTGCTTGTTTTCATCACATGTGTCTGTTTCTCTTTCATTTTTATGAACACAG GTGACATCCTTGGGGGCAATGTAGGTTTAGCCATATCACAGTCATTGATCATGATTGGAAGTTTGCAATATGGAGTGAAACAAAGTGGTGAAATGGTGGCCCATATGACGTCTGTAGAGAGGATATTACAATATACTAATTTGCCTAAGGAAAGTTCATGGACCAGTAAGAATCCTCCACCAGCAGATTGGCCACAAAATGGACAAGTGGCTTTGAAGAATGTTAGCATGAGATATGATGTGAACGAACATCCTGTACTAAAG AACTTAAATGTGACCATAGAAGCAGGTTGGAAAGTTGGCGTTGTAGGTAGAACTGGTGCAGGAAAATCATCACTAATATCAGCTATTTTTCGCTTGTTTGCTGAGGGTCTAGAAGGAGAGATTAAAATCGATAATAGGGATACTAGTACATTAGGCTTACATGAGTTACGATCACAAATATCTATTATCCCTCAGCAACCATTTTTATTTTCTCAAACATTGCGCTATAATTTGGATCCATTTAATACTTATGACGATAACTTACTGTGGGATAGTCTTCGACAGGTTGAATTAAATGACCTTACATTGGATCAGAAAGTGACATACAGTGGAAGTAATTTAAGTAATGGAGAAAGACAGTTGATATGCTTGGCCAGAGCTATTTTAAGGAACAATCGAATACTTATTTTGGATGAAGCAACAGCAAATATTGATCCTCA CACGGATAATTTAATTCAGAAGACCATAAGAACAACATTTGCAAATTGTACTGTTATTACAATTGCTCATCGTTTAAACACTATTATCGATAGCGACAGGGTCATAGTAATGGATAATGGTACCATAGTG GAATTCGGTTGTCCTTACGAACTATTACGAGACAAGCCGCAAGGAATTTTCTCGCAAATGGTAAACAACACAGGTGCATCCATGTCGCAATCCCTTCGAGATCAAGCAGAGGCAGCTTGTATGAAAAATACCAGACAAATAAGTCTAAATCTAAGCCGAAGAAGCTCCACATCGGAGGAGACGAACGTTATAACGCAGAGCTCCCTGTAG